TATTTCAATCCCTGGATGACACTAATATTATACTTCTCtgtgttttcctgattttttataaacacataaatcattattactattattagtattttgtgtgtttgtgaggaagattggccccgagctaacatctgttgccaatcctcctctttttgcttgaggaaggttgtcgccgagctaacatctgtgccaggcttcctctattccacagcgtggcttgatgagcccaggatccgaacctgccaacgctgggccaccgaagtgaagtgtgtgaacttagccactacaccaccaggctggccccataaattatacttcaatgtAGAACATTTTACcatcaaaatttttatttcaaatgtcatcaatagaaaaatatacaaattttgtcagaaaattaaaaatttcatagtataaatttttatgtattttatcacCATAAATAGATTATCTAAAACTTTAAGTCAAAATAAGCCAACGAATAAaaaggtatatacatatatttaaaattattttgttgaggtcatactggcttaaaagattgtgtaaatttcaggtgtacattattatatcagcttctgtataggctgcgtagtgttcaccaccaatagtctagtttttatccttCGCCATAAATATGTGCtgctttaccccttatgcccaccccatactcttcccctctggtaaccaccaatctgttctccttgtctatgtgtttgtttatcttccacatatgagtgaaatcttacagtatttgtctttgtctgacttattttgcttagcataataccctcaaggtccatccatgttgttgcaaatggcatgatattgtcttttttatggctgagtagtactccattatatctatatctatatcaatatcgatattgatatagatatagatatcttctttaaccattcatcccttgataggcacttgggttgcttccaagtcttggctattgtgaataaggctgtgatgaacataggggtgcatctatctttttgaattagtgatttcatgttctttggataaatacccagtaatggaatagctggatcatatgctatttctatttttaattttttgagtaatctccatattgttttccttagtggctgtaccagtttgcattcccaccagcaatgtatgagggttccctttttccacatcctctccaacacttgttatttcttgtcttgttaattatagtcattctgacagatgtgaggtgatatatcatgtagttttgatttgcatttccctgataattaatgatgttgaacatcttttcatgtgcctgttggccatcgctatttctttttttggaaaaatgtctgtttgtatcctctgcccattttttgatcaaattgttcatttttttgttgttgagttgtatgaattctttatatattttgaaaattaaccaCTTGCCagtatatgacttgcaaatattttctcccagttggtgggttgtcttttcattttattgatggtttcttttgccatgtaGAAGCAtataaagatgtatttttaaatggaacATTTCTCTTGTAGAAAAGATATTGAACTGCCATTAGTTTCATTGAATCTCAGATGTCATCCATTGTAGAAACACACTATTATTTtctctagaaagaaaaaagatgctgCCAATTAATTGGAAGACGCCTTTGATTTTAgggttttaaaaatgtgcaaagcGGTAGTCTTGGAATTGATGAAATAACATAGTCCTTTGTTGGCCCCTCATTGACCAGAATTCCTGTGTGATCTTCCAGGCACAGGCAGGACCCTGTGACCAGCTGCCTCATTCCAGCCCAGAGCGATGGAGTCAAATAATAGCTCTCGTGTGGACTCTGAGTTTCGGTACACTCTCTTCCCGATTGTTTACAGCATCATCTTTGTGCTGGGGGTTATCGCCAACAGCTACGTGCTGTGGGTTTTTGGCCACTTGTACTCTTCCAAGCAACTCAATGAGATAAAGATCTTCATGGTGAACCTCACCGTGGCCGACCTGCTCTTCTTGCTCACCCTGCCACTGTGGGTCGTCTACTACTACAACCAGGGCAACTGGATTTTCCCCAAGTTCCTGTGCAACCTGACCGGCTGCTGCTTCTTCATCAACACCTACTGCTCTGTGGCCTTCCTGGGCGTCATCACTTACAACCGCTTCCAGGCAGTGGCAAAGCCCATCAAGACCGCTCAGGCCTCCACCCGCAAGCGTGGCATCTCTTTGTCCCTGGTCATCTGGCTGGCCATTGTGGCTGCTGCATCATACTTCTTATTCATGGATTCCACCAACATAGTGCCCAACAAGGCTGGCTCAGGCAACGTCACTCGCTGCTTTGAGCATTATGAGAAAGGCAGTGTGCCAGTCCTCATCATCCACATCTTCCTGGTGTTCAGCTTCTTCCTTGTCTTCCTTATCATCCTCGTCTGCAACTTGGTCATCATCCGCAAGCTACTCATGCAGCCAGAGCATCTGCAGCGCAATGCAGAAGTCAAGCGCCGGGCACTGTGGATGGTCTGCACGGTCTTGGCTGTGTTCATCATCTGCTTTGTGCCCCACCACATGGTGCAGCTGCCCTGGaccctggctgagctgggcttCCAGAACAACAAATTCCACCAGGCTATTAACGATGCACATCAGGTCACCCTCTGCCTCCTTAGCACCAACTGTGTCTTAGACCCCATCATCTACTGTTTCCTCACCAAGAGTTTCCGCAAGCACCTCACCCAGAAATTATATAGCTTGCGCAGCAGCCGGAAATGCCCCCTGGCCACCACGGAGACGGGCATTGAAGGGGTCATGCCACTCAACCAGATCCCTGTCAATTCCCTCAAAAATTAGTTCCTGATTATTGGGGCCAGGCCCAGAGGCTTCTCCTCTATGGACATCACAGACCAACCTGGGAGAAGAAGGGGTATCTGCTGTGGTCTGGTCACCTCCTCCCTGGGCACTGGTGCCCATTAGATATGGAGGCTAGCTGCCCAAGGTGGGGATGATGGCAGAACCAGATTATGGGAAAATCCGGAATTTGAATGAGCCCCTCCAGCTACCTTTAGGCATAGGCCATAGCAATCTTGGCTGGTGACCTTATCCTGAGCCTGAGTCTGATAGCTCTGGGAGGAACATCAGGGCCAGGGGCAGACCTTGGGGGCAGACTCTAAGCCACTCAGTTCACCCTAGCAGGGCAGTACCTCAAGTGAGTGTGGCCTAAAGTTTTGGGCAACCACTCCTTTTATCACTATAAAGTTAGAGAAGGGGGGTTTTGGAAACCCTCTAGCTGAGTGACATTATCTTTGGggcagacttttttttaaag
The genomic region above belongs to Equus caballus isolate H_3958 breed thoroughbred chromosome 2, TB-T2T, whole genome shotgun sequence and contains:
- the PTAFR gene encoding platelet-activating factor receptor, whose product is MESNNSSRVDSEFRYTLFPIVYSIIFVLGVIANSYVLWVFGHLYSSKQLNEIKIFMVNLTVADLLFLLTLPLWVVYYYNQGNWIFPKFLCNLTGCCFFINTYCSVAFLGVITYNRFQAVAKPIKTAQASTRKRGISLSLVIWLAIVAAASYFLFMDSTNIVPNKAGSGNVTRCFEHYEKGSVPVLIIHIFLVFSFFLVFLIILVCNLVIIRKLLMQPEHLQRNAEVKRRALWMVCTVLAVFIICFVPHHMVQLPWTLAELGFQNNKFHQAINDAHQVTLCLLSTNCVLDPIIYCFLTKSFRKHLTQKLYSLRSSRKCPLATTETGIEGVMPLNQIPVNSLKN